The bacterium nucleotide sequence ATCAAGTTCCGCTACCCTGGAATCTGGCTCTTCCATTGCCACGTGGTCAACCACGCGGACGCCGGCATGGTCGGGGTCTTTATCGTAGAAAAGTAACGGCCCCCTGCTCGGGCGTCCGTCTTCGGCGGGGTAGAACCGCACGTCGTGACGAGACGTATGATGGGACGGAACGTATCGATCGGTTTGGTCCGGACGGAAGAATCCGAAGGGAGGCATGATGCGAAGCGCACAGCGAGTTATGGGAGTCGCACTCCTGGTCGGAGTGCTCGGCGTTCTCGGAGCCGCCGCGCCCGGCCAGGGCGCCGTGGCGGCGCCATTTACGATCGTCGCGGCGCAGACCCCAGCCAACGGTGAGCAGAACTTCAACGGGGCCATCAAAGGACAGCTGGTCCTCACGGTGCCGCTCGGGGCCATGGTGCAGATCACCTTCAAGAACCAGGGAACGCTGCCCCATAGCCTGCAGATCATTCCGCCGACAAACCCGCTTCCCGCCACGGCGCTCAACGCTCCGGCCTTTCCCGGCGCGCAGATCAAGAATCCGCAAGTGGGGATCACGAAAGGGCAGACGGCTACCGTGCAGTTCACGGCGACCAAGGCGGGAAAGTATTTGATGATCTGCGGGTTTCCCGGGCATGCGCTGCTGGGCATGTACGCGAACTTCATCGTGGCGGACTCGCCCGCGGCGAAGCCTACCATCACGGTCAACAAGTAGGTGGCGAAAGCGAACTTCGCTCCAACCCATCGTGCTCCACGTTTTGGGCGGAAAGTATTTCGTGAGCCACCCGAGGGGTATCGCGGCGAACGCCGGCAAAGCCGCTACCGACTCGGGGTGCTGTCCGAGCGAAATATGTAATAGTACGTACATCCGATCTCATCATACGGGCGCCGCGCACCCATGGAAAGAGGGTTGGTCTTCACTACATCGATATTTCAAACCATCAGCAGTTCGATCTTATCGTAGAACTACAAATAAGATGGCCCTTTCCAACTGCCACTGTCGGCGGAAAGGGCCCCAAAAATTCTTAAGCGAAGGTCAAACTGCGGAAGTTGGGTTAGTACGCAAGAATACCGGTAGGAGGGGTCCGCACAAAGGTCCGCACAAATCGGGCTAGAGTGGGACGAATGGCCAAGCTGTTAGGAACTGAAGTATCGCGTGCATTTCGACAGATGGTTCTTACCTACGTATCGTCGTAGCGGTCATATCCCGAAGGATCCTTCACGATCTTTGCAGGTTTCTCGCCGCGCACCTTTTTCAGGAGGTCGAGGGCGTTCCGCCTCGCTTCGTCGCTGCTCTGCTCCATGGATTTGCCGGCCTCTTCGAAGGTCTTGTTGGTGAGCGACTTCCCCTCTGGTTCGGCTCCGGCGTGTCCCATTCCCATGGGGTTATCGGGCATCTTGCATCCGCAGTTGTAGCACATAGCTCTGCTCACCCCAGG carries:
- a CDS encoding sulfocyanin-like copper-binding protein; translation: MMRSAQRVMGVALLVGVLGVLGAAAPGQGAVAAPFTIVAAQTPANGEQNFNGAIKGQLVLTVPLGAMVQITFKNQGTLPHSLQIIPPTNPLPATALNAPAFPGAQIKNPQVGITKGQTATVQFTATKAGKYLMICGFPGHALLGMYANFIVADSPAAKPTITVNK